The following coding sequences are from one Granulicella arctica window:
- a CDS encoding DUF1501 domain-containing protein, translated as MQGRDLARRAVSRRGFMRNGALALIGTSVIPSFLVRSVMAEVTTAAANKKKLVVIFQRGAADGLNVVVPYQEKNYYAMRPSIAIQKNQVLDLDGFFGLHPSLASFKPLYDQGHLAIVHAVGSTDTTRSHFDAQDYMESGTPGVKVTQDGWLNRALQNGPVEGKASAFRAVALGSQVPRTLQGKLPAIAVSNLADFSVGGKGPQTSPISNAFQAMYDESSDSMLHGTGQETFEAVRMLKAADPAHYQPAAGVDYPKSPFGNNLKQIAQLMKADLGVEAAFSDIGGWDTHQNQGAANGQLANRLKEFSDSIAAFWKDMGPEAENLTLVTMSEFGRTARQNGTGGTDHGHANVMFVLGGGVRGGKVYGKWPGLANEQLNEGRDLTVTTDFRNVLGEAAYKTLGARNMDAVFPGAQVRPAQFLNFV; from the coding sequence ATGCAGGGGCGCGATCTGGCGCGGCGGGCCGTCTCCCGGCGTGGATTTATGCGGAATGGTGCGCTGGCGCTGATCGGGACCTCGGTGATTCCGAGTTTCCTGGTGCGGAGCGTGATGGCTGAAGTGACGACGGCAGCGGCTAATAAGAAGAAGCTGGTCGTGATCTTCCAGCGGGGTGCGGCGGATGGGTTGAACGTCGTCGTGCCGTACCAGGAGAAGAACTACTACGCGATGCGGCCTTCGATCGCGATTCAGAAGAACCAGGTGCTGGATTTAGATGGGTTCTTCGGGCTGCATCCTTCGCTGGCTTCATTCAAGCCCTTGTATGACCAGGGGCACCTGGCGATCGTTCATGCGGTGGGGTCGACCGATACGACGCGGTCGCACTTCGATGCCCAGGACTACATGGAGTCGGGTACACCGGGCGTGAAGGTGACGCAGGACGGCTGGCTGAATCGTGCTCTGCAGAACGGGCCGGTTGAGGGGAAGGCTAGTGCGTTTCGGGCGGTGGCGCTTGGGTCGCAGGTGCCGCGGACGTTGCAGGGCAAGCTTCCGGCGATCGCGGTGAGTAACCTCGCAGACTTTTCGGTAGGTGGGAAGGGGCCACAGACCTCGCCGATCTCGAATGCGTTTCAGGCGATGTATGACGAGAGCTCGGACTCTATGCTGCATGGGACGGGGCAGGAGACCTTTGAGGCGGTGCGGATGCTGAAGGCGGCCGATCCGGCACACTATCAACCGGCGGCGGGTGTGGACTATCCGAAGAGCCCGTTTGGGAACAACCTGAAGCAGATTGCGCAGTTGATGAAGGCGGATCTCGGGGTGGAGGCGGCGTTCTCGGATATTGGCGGCTGGGACACGCACCAGAATCAAGGGGCGGCAAATGGGCAGTTGGCGAATCGGCTAAAGGAGTTTTCGGATTCGATTGCGGCGTTCTGGAAGGATATGGGGCCGGAGGCGGAAAACCTGACGCTGGTGACGATGTCGGAGTTTGGCCGGACGGCTCGGCAGAACGGGACGGGCGGAACGGACCATGGCCATGCAAACGTGATGTTTGTGCTGGGTGGCGGGGTTCGGGGCGGCAAGGTCTATGGGAAGTGGCCGGGGCTGGCGAACGAGCAACTGAATGAAGGGCGCGACCTGACGGTGACTACAGATTTCCGGAATGTCCTAGGTGAGGCGGCGTATAAGACTCTCGGAGCGAGGAATATGGACGCAGTATTTCCGGGAGCGCAGGTGCGACCGGCGCAATTTCTTAACTTTGTGTAG
- a CDS encoding DUF1800 domain-containing protein, producing MTIGFGMLRDVTAGALCLVLVGQPLMAAGAPAGGGKNAEDARVLHALNRFTFGPRPGDVTAVEKMGLKRWFDQQLDPQSIDDSALEARLANFPAMKLSQEALMQRFPSPQVLRMMERQDRPLPNDPTERVIYADQMAFYKMKQEQKAAKGAAAADPAMKPDAAGTMKAGMGTMDVAAAAPEEAVEPPMAGLAVHEEELYAGLDAMRVINLPADQRMQRILAMSPKELIAFRQSLSKRELAEAVQGLSPEQKEILAALPGSGRMVTGELLQSRVLRDVYSDRQLEAVMTDFWLNHFNIYARKNQNEPFLLPSFERDVIRPNALGHFEDLLVATAESPAMQMYLDNWQSIGPGSQAAQNGARRKANNPNFKAKASGLNENYARELMELHTLGVGGGYTQADVTQVAKVFTGWTIERPYQGAAFQFEPRRHEPGSKVVLGQTIRDGGMDEGLAVLHALATSPATARFISTKLAVRFVADEPPPALVDRMTAAFLKSKGDMKVVLRTMFDAPEFWSPKVYRAKVKTPLEFVVSAARASDAEIGNAQPLVQALNTLGMPLYGMQTPNGYSWMSEPWVSTGALVSRMNFALVLAGDRMPGVRIGLGSLLGEGGVQTVSLSSDTATREKERRLELFLVGEPVSERTRSAVLRQSEDGSAQEQAVKEFSGALGDGPAGGRMDRQAGIMAGLLLGSPEFQRR from the coding sequence ATGACGATTGGATTTGGGATGTTGCGGGATGTGACTGCTGGGGCTTTGTGTCTGGTGCTGGTGGGACAGCCGTTGATGGCTGCGGGCGCTCCCGCGGGTGGGGGAAAGAACGCGGAGGATGCGCGGGTGCTCCATGCGCTGAACCGTTTCACGTTTGGGCCGCGGCCTGGAGATGTGACTGCGGTTGAGAAGATGGGGTTGAAGCGGTGGTTCGATCAACAGCTTGACCCGCAAAGTATCGATGACTCTGCGCTTGAGGCGCGGCTGGCTAATTTTCCGGCGATGAAGCTTTCGCAGGAGGCGTTGATGCAGCGGTTTCCTTCGCCGCAGGTGTTGCGGATGATGGAGCGACAGGATCGTCCGCTGCCGAACGATCCGACGGAGCGGGTGATCTATGCGGACCAGATGGCGTTTTACAAGATGAAGCAGGAGCAGAAGGCTGCTAAGGGGGCTGCGGCTGCCGATCCGGCGATGAAGCCGGATGCCGCTGGAACAATGAAGGCTGGTATGGGGACTATGGATGTCGCTGCCGCTGCTCCTGAGGAGGCAGTGGAACCGCCGATGGCTGGGTTGGCGGTGCATGAAGAGGAGCTCTACGCCGGGCTGGACGCGATGCGGGTAATCAATCTGCCGGCTGATCAGCGGATGCAGCGAATCCTGGCGATGTCGCCAAAGGAGTTGATTGCGTTTCGGCAGAGCCTGAGCAAGCGAGAACTCGCAGAGGCGGTGCAGGGGTTGAGTCCGGAGCAGAAGGAGATCCTGGCGGCGCTGCCGGGTTCTGGGCGGATGGTGACGGGGGAGTTGCTGCAGTCGCGGGTGCTGCGAGATGTCTATAGCGATCGCCAGCTTGAGGCGGTGATGACGGACTTCTGGCTGAACCACTTCAATATTTATGCAAGAAAGAACCAGAATGAGCCGTTTCTGCTGCCATCGTTTGAGCGGGATGTGATTCGACCAAACGCGCTGGGACACTTTGAGGACCTGCTGGTGGCTACGGCGGAGAGTCCGGCGATGCAGATGTATCTGGACAACTGGCAGAGTATAGGGCCAGGGTCGCAGGCGGCACAGAATGGTGCGCGGCGGAAGGCGAACAATCCCAACTTCAAGGCAAAGGCCAGTGGGTTGAACGAGAACTATGCGCGGGAGTTGATGGAGCTGCACACGCTGGGGGTCGGCGGCGGGTATACGCAGGCGGATGTGACACAGGTGGCAAAGGTATTCACAGGCTGGACGATCGAGCGGCCGTACCAGGGAGCGGCGTTTCAGTTTGAGCCGAGGCGGCACGAGCCGGGGTCGAAGGTGGTGCTGGGACAGACGATTCGTGACGGCGGGATGGATGAGGGGCTGGCCGTGTTGCATGCGCTGGCTACGAGTCCGGCGACGGCACGGTTTATTTCGACGAAGCTGGCGGTGCGGTTTGTGGCGGATGAGCCGCCACCCGCGCTGGTGGACCGGATGACGGCTGCGTTCCTGAAGAGCAAGGGCGATATGAAGGTGGTGCTACGGACAATGTTCGACGCGCCGGAGTTCTGGTCGCCCAAGGTGTATCGGGCGAAGGTGAAGACGCCGCTGGAGTTTGTGGTGTCAGCTGCTCGGGCAAGTGATGCGGAGATCGGTAATGCGCAGCCTTTGGTGCAGGCGCTGAATACGCTGGGGATGCCGCTGTATGGGATGCAGACGCCGAACGGTTATAGCTGGATGTCGGAGCCGTGGGTGAGCACGGGCGCACTGGTGAGCCGGATGAACTTTGCGCTGGTGTTGGCGGGGGACCGAATGCCGGGGGTGCGGATTGGGCTGGGGTCTCTGTTGGGTGAAGGTGGGGTGCAGACGGTTTCGCTTTCCTCCGATACAGCTACTAGGGAGAAGGAGCGACGACTAGAGCTTTTTCTGGTCGGGGAGCCGGTGAGTGAGCGGACGCGGTCGGCGGTGCTGCGGCAGTCGGAGGACGGGAGTGCGCAGGAGCAGGCGGTGAAGGAGTTCTCCGGGGCGCTAGGAGATGGACCGGCTGGAGGGCGGATGGACCGGCAGGCGGGTATCATGGCTGGATTGTTGCTGGGATCGCCAGAGTTTCAGCGGCGGTAG
- a CDS encoding alpha-ketoacid dehydrogenase subunit alpha/beta, protein MARNGAVVHRETADLVQAGALTPEQLVEFYRLMYLSRRTDDREIVLKRQQKIFFQISCAGHEALLVAAGMALRPGYDWFFPYYRDRAICLALGNTVEEQLLQAVGAADDTASGGRQMPSHWSSSRLNIVTPSSSTATQCLHAIGCAEAGRYFSRHPEAAAKHTGDYREFKDVTFHGDEVVYVSIGEGSTSQGEFWESLNTASNGKLPVLYVVEDNGYAISTPVEANTPGGNISRLIANFPNFHFAEIDGTDPIACYAAMVEAADYCRSGKGPALVHGHVIRPYSHSMSEDERDYRAPGEIEADALRDPISKMQMWLLREGILDAAGINALERQVDEEVNRASDRAIAAKFPEVSSILRHQYSEDLRCTDERFDTQPVPSADTNERTMADLINTCLKDEMRRDDRIVVFGEDVADATRSDALKDEKLKGKGGVFKLTSGLQREFGSERCWNSPLAEANIVGRAIGMAVRGLKPVVEIQFFDYIWPAMHQMRNELALIRWRSNGDFSCPIVMRVPIGGYLTGGSIYHSQSGESIFTHTPGVRVVMPSNALDAMGLLRTAIRCDDPVLFLEHKRLYRETFGRAAYPGSEYMVPFGKAKIVRPGKDLTVITYGAVVPRALQAAQKIHRDKGIDVELIDLRSLSPYDWEAIATSVRKTSRVIIAHEDMLSWGYGAEIAARIGDELFHDLDAPVRRVAAMDSFVAYQPLLEDAILPQPEDLYRAIAELAAF, encoded by the coding sequence GTGGCGCGGAATGGTGCAGTAGTACATCGGGAGACGGCAGACCTCGTTCAGGCGGGCGCGCTGACGCCGGAGCAACTGGTGGAGTTCTACCGGCTGATGTATCTTTCGCGTCGGACCGATGATCGCGAGATCGTACTGAAGAGGCAGCAGAAGATCTTCTTCCAGATCTCGTGCGCTGGGCATGAGGCGCTGCTGGTCGCTGCCGGGATGGCGCTGCGACCGGGCTACGACTGGTTCTTTCCGTACTATCGCGACCGGGCGATCTGCCTTGCGCTTGGGAATACGGTCGAGGAGCAGTTGCTACAGGCAGTCGGCGCGGCGGATGACACTGCGAGCGGTGGTCGACAGATGCCTTCGCACTGGTCGAGTTCCAGGCTGAACATCGTTACACCTTCTTCGTCTACGGCGACACAGTGCCTTCATGCGATTGGCTGCGCGGAGGCTGGGCGGTATTTCTCGCGTCATCCTGAGGCGGCTGCGAAGCATACGGGTGATTACCGCGAGTTCAAGGATGTGACGTTCCATGGCGACGAGGTGGTTTATGTCTCGATCGGCGAGGGTTCGACGAGCCAGGGTGAGTTCTGGGAGTCGCTGAACACAGCGTCGAACGGCAAGCTGCCCGTGCTTTATGTTGTGGAAGATAACGGCTACGCGATCTCGACGCCGGTTGAGGCGAATACGCCGGGCGGGAATATCTCGCGGCTGATCGCCAACTTCCCCAACTTCCACTTCGCTGAGATCGATGGCACTGATCCGATCGCTTGCTATGCGGCGATGGTCGAGGCGGCTGATTATTGCCGGTCGGGCAAAGGGCCTGCGCTGGTTCACGGGCATGTGATTCGGCCTTACTCGCACTCGATGAGCGAGGACGAGCGGGACTATCGCGCACCGGGCGAGATCGAGGCTGATGCTTTGCGCGATCCGATCTCGAAGATGCAGATGTGGTTATTGCGCGAGGGGATACTCGATGCGGCGGGTATCAATGCGCTCGAGCGCCAGGTCGATGAAGAGGTCAATCGTGCGTCGGATCGTGCGATTGCGGCTAAGTTCCCGGAGGTGAGTTCGATCCTGCGGCATCAGTACTCGGAGGATCTGCGCTGCACGGATGAACGATTCGACACGCAGCCGGTTCCGAGTGCAGATACCAATGAGCGCACGATGGCGGACCTGATCAATACGTGTCTGAAGGACGAGATGCGTCGCGATGACCGGATTGTGGTGTTCGGTGAAGATGTGGCCGATGCTACGCGGAGCGACGCGCTGAAGGATGAGAAGCTGAAGGGCAAAGGCGGCGTCTTCAAGCTGACGTCGGGGCTGCAGCGCGAGTTCGGCAGTGAGCGGTGCTGGAACTCGCCGTTGGCTGAGGCGAACATTGTTGGTCGCGCGATCGGCATGGCGGTTCGCGGTCTGAAGCCGGTGGTTGAGATTCAGTTCTTCGATTACATCTGGCCAGCTATGCACCAGATGCGGAATGAGTTAGCTCTGATTAGATGGCGTTCGAATGGCGATTTCAGTTGCCCGATCGTGATGCGGGTTCCGATTGGCGGCTATCTGACGGGCGGTTCGATCTATCATTCGCAGTCGGGCGAGAGCATCTTCACGCACACGCCGGGCGTCCGCGTGGTGATGCCTTCGAATGCGCTGGATGCGATGGGGCTGCTGCGGACGGCGATTCGGTGCGACGATCCGGTGCTGTTTCTGGAGCACAAGCGGCTCTATCGCGAGACGTTTGGGCGAGCGGCTTACCCGGGTTCGGAGTACATGGTTCCGTTTGGCAAGGCGAAGATCGTGCGGCCGGGCAAGGACCTGACGGTGATTACGTATGGAGCGGTCGTGCCGCGCGCGTTGCAGGCGGCGCAAAAGATCCATCGCGACAAAGGGATTGATGTGGAGCTGATCGATCTGCGATCGCTGAGCCCTTATGACTGGGAGGCGATTGCTACCTCGGTGCGGAAGACGAGTCGCGTGATTATTGCCCACGAAGATATGTTGAGCTGGGGCTACGGAGCGGAGATTGCGGCGCGGATCGGGGATGAGCTGTTCCACGATCTTGATGCGCCGGTGCGCCGAGTCGCGGCGATGGATTCGTTTGTGGCCTATCAGCCGTTGCTGGAGGACGCTATTCTGCCGCAGCCTGAGGATTTGTATCGGGCGATTGCTGAGCTGGCGGCTTTCTAA
- a CDS encoding S8 family serine peptidase has product MFAQRRFSPPPFVILLFMVTAALQTTAAQHLFAQDNSRLTPLSPIVANHYLVSYRSASIPQDAEARISLAGAHMLQRHESLGIAVVQANGTADDATNLTRLAAQPNVDFVVHDRMVYAHQVVTGPSGGYHNPLARPLSPTIIAPPSTPQVDTFYNSPQGWAVRQVGGYGNNIAGGPANGPWNTTMGKGVRIAILDSGVDSAHPDIAPNLVFNLSEVNQTPLSGLPSPCDDGTPQDQQGHGTWTASLAAGAAGAGTGLVVGVAPAASILNIKVLERMPDISVAGAAQQCTSGQASGLLSWVLQGIADAVAQHADVISLSLGSMVDITTGDGAGLKALFDRATYAAAQAGAVIVAAAGNDGFNFTNPRYIELPAQARSVLAIVASTNPACAENVSAAAVCTAGAVTLPYYSNFGAPLDALAAPGGSIPAGGDNAISGWVRGACSSGKPSTTDGLPVDAAHSYGCFNLGHADYVQAMGTSAAAPLAAGVAALLRAAHPAWDAATIIAAMRTTATATASLPYGQVNALSLRN; this is encoded by the coding sequence ATGTTTGCCCAACGCCGTTTCTCGCCGCCGCCCTTCGTCATCCTCCTATTTATGGTCACGGCGGCACTTCAGACAACGGCTGCGCAGCACCTCTTCGCGCAAGACAACTCCCGCCTCACACCGCTCAGCCCCATCGTCGCAAACCACTATCTCGTCTCGTATCGAAGCGCCTCGATCCCGCAGGACGCCGAGGCCCGTATCAGCCTCGCCGGAGCCCACATGCTTCAGCGCCACGAGTCTCTTGGTATCGCCGTCGTCCAGGCGAACGGAACCGCTGATGACGCCACCAATCTCACTCGTCTCGCCGCCCAGCCAAACGTAGACTTCGTCGTCCACGACCGCATGGTTTACGCGCATCAGGTCGTCACCGGCCCATCTGGTGGATATCACAATCCGCTCGCACGGCCCTTGTCGCCGACCATCATCGCTCCACCCTCCACACCGCAGGTCGACACCTTCTACAACTCTCCGCAAGGCTGGGCCGTTCGCCAGGTCGGTGGGTACGGCAACAACATCGCCGGTGGTCCTGCGAATGGTCCGTGGAACACCACAATGGGGAAAGGCGTGCGCATCGCCATCCTCGATAGCGGCGTTGACTCTGCACATCCCGATATCGCGCCTAATCTCGTCTTCAACCTGTCCGAGGTGAATCAGACGCCGTTGAGCGGCCTTCCCAGCCCCTGCGACGACGGCACACCGCAAGATCAGCAGGGCCACGGAACCTGGACCGCCTCACTCGCCGCCGGCGCCGCCGGTGCCGGAACCGGCCTCGTCGTCGGCGTAGCCCCTGCAGCCAGCATCCTCAACATCAAGGTTCTGGAGCGGATGCCCGACATCAGCGTTGCCGGAGCAGCCCAGCAGTGCACCTCCGGTCAGGCAAGCGGCCTTCTCAGCTGGGTCCTTCAAGGCATCGCAGATGCCGTCGCCCAGCACGCCGACGTCATCAGCCTCTCACTCGGTTCCATGGTCGACATCACCACCGGCGACGGCGCAGGCCTCAAAGCTCTCTTCGACCGCGCCACTTACGCCGCTGCACAAGCAGGAGCCGTCATCGTTGCCGCAGCAGGAAATGACGGCTTCAATTTCACCAATCCACGCTACATCGAACTCCCGGCCCAGGCCCGGAGCGTCCTCGCCATCGTGGCCTCAACTAACCCGGCATGCGCCGAGAACGTAAGCGCCGCAGCCGTGTGCACCGCCGGAGCCGTCACGCTTCCCTACTACAGCAACTTCGGCGCACCACTCGATGCCCTCGCCGCACCCGGCGGCAGTATTCCAGCCGGTGGAGACAACGCCATAAGCGGCTGGGTCCGTGGAGCCTGCAGCTCCGGCAAGCCATCCACAACGGACGGACTACCTGTAGACGCCGCACACAGCTACGGTTGCTTCAATCTTGGTCATGCTGACTACGTGCAAGCAATGGGAACGAGTGCCGCCGCGCCACTCGCCGCAGGTGTCGCTGCCCTGCTCCGCGCCGCACACCCAGCCTGGGACGCCGCAACCATCATCGCCGCCATGCGCACTACAGCAACAGCAACCGCCTCCCTGCCCTACGGACAGGTCAACGCACTTAGCCTTCGAAACTGA
- a CDS encoding mechanosensitive ion channel family protein → MNIIHPLTTLLLNPAVPDEKSLKTLERGWHNELIDFAQHELPTLLFILIGAFILLRVVDFFVHRLRRLADRHALNNASRASQLRTVASIIRATSFAVIGFIVLLHILSVFNINLTPLLASAGVVGVGIGLGAQSLFKDVLNGIFILVENQYNVGENVKIASLSGTVEDLTLRCTTLRDGDGTLYIIPNSQVATVANLSRDFSVGTLNISVDASADPDKVLRVLRSVATGLCGEPTFKAVIISGPDIPGIDKITGREVTYPVNIRVRVNQKDGVLRELRRRVIQAFEQESIPLGIDPANLFVAKAADPTAPPKPPTIGA, encoded by the coding sequence GTGAACATCATCCATCCCCTCACCACATTGCTTTTGAATCCAGCTGTACCCGACGAGAAAAGCCTGAAGACACTGGAGCGCGGCTGGCATAACGAACTCATCGACTTCGCCCAGCATGAACTGCCGACGCTGCTCTTCATCCTGATCGGCGCATTTATCCTCCTCCGCGTGGTGGACTTCTTCGTCCATCGTCTCCGTCGTCTTGCCGACCGTCACGCTTTAAACAACGCTTCGCGAGCGTCGCAACTTCGCACCGTTGCCTCGATCATCCGCGCAACCTCCTTCGCGGTCATTGGCTTCATCGTCCTGCTGCACATTCTCTCCGTCTTCAACATCAACCTGACACCTCTTCTCGCGTCAGCAGGCGTCGTCGGCGTCGGCATCGGTCTCGGTGCGCAGAGCCTCTTCAAGGACGTTCTCAACGGCATCTTCATCCTGGTCGAAAATCAGTACAACGTCGGCGAGAACGTAAAGATAGCCTCCCTCTCCGGGACAGTAGAAGACCTCACCCTCCGCTGCACCACCCTGCGCGACGGCGACGGCACCCTCTACATCATTCCAAACAGCCAGGTTGCCACCGTGGCGAATCTCTCGCGAGACTTCTCCGTCGGCACCCTCAACATCAGCGTGGATGCGAGCGCCGATCCCGACAAGGTCCTCCGCGTCCTTCGAAGTGTCGCCACTGGCCTGTGCGGCGAACCGACCTTCAAAGCCGTCATTATCAGTGGCCCCGACATTCCCGGCATCGACAAGATCACCGGCCGCGAGGTCACTTACCCTGTCAACATCCGCGTGCGCGTCAACCAGAAAGACGGCGTCCTGCGAGAGCTGCGGCGACGGGTTATCCAGGCGTTTGAGCAGGAAAGCATTCCGCTCGGCATCGATCCGGCAAACCTCTTCGTAGCCAAGGCCGCCGACCCCACTGCCCCACCTAAGCCACCAACTATCGGCGCCTAG